A window from Cyprinus carpio isolate SPL01 chromosome A11, ASM1834038v1, whole genome shotgun sequence encodes these proteins:
- the LOC109098484 gene encoding nuclear receptor coactivator 3-like — MSGVGENSLEPLCSDRKRKLSTCDTPGQGCDKRRREQESKYIEELAELISANLSDIDSFNVKPDKCAILKETVRQIRQIKEQGKSSCGDDDVQKADVSSTGQGVIDKDHLGPLLLQALDGFLFVVSREGSIVFVSDNVTQYLQYKQEELINTSIYNILHEEDREELHKNLPKNNGPNSVSWGGDASRQKSHTFNCRMLVKFGHGGPGGEEGAGGPRYETMQCFALTQPKAMMEEGEDLQLCMICVARRVTAVERTERFSTRHELSGKLIEIEQQSLLHTTMRPGWEDLVRRCMQMFLHRSEGQPWSYKRHFHEAYVHGRAETPPYRFSLSDGTPVTAQTRSELCRNPVTNDPLSFLSTHLLQREQNGYRPNQGGVMRSVMGNANPNAQMGMGNTRGYGMNEQGHMGPRGGAMYGPGNRMNQMNPMHQMNQMNQMNSMNQMNMNQMNCMNQMSTMNQMNQMNPMNSMNQMGHPGMNQHQQGQFHGGGYGMGMTSPSQGSPGMNPAQQNLMGSPRIRGSPKMGASPFSPGGLHSPMGPVGMGGSGGSSGPSVGNTFSSSSLNALQAISEGVGSSLPSALNSPAHKSDSSPSINSTQSSQQGQTGNSKLNAGDSKSPSSAHSTGLDQQQASSSETSDKPDSQSSKDGSTGAEVNRRVPDGKGHKKLLQLLTSPTEEIGIGTGGPVPGRASTPMGPDSKETGSGMMSPSSTGVSSSSGSSSGNSVNQQGSGGVSSTACPSGHHSSHTLQEKHKILHKLLQNGNTPDEVARITAEATGKSSLGTELPGAEGRNLDLKQEQHSPKEGKKPQALLHYLLNKDDSKEPNATEVKPKLEELEGRGAAGGQGSGVTTSNSNNQEGKVKLEPPDELDSLESILGGLRNSGSGMFADSGTGGMEGGNKQGNGPNSTAHDREGVGMGSGQRVPFQRAVSVDGKTLSGPGMTGRRSAPSSLVKQEHIENQIGMGGANRPMGMPNRPLMAGPGDWRMSSSGSPVGHPGMGRTGMDHNPKSLMGGPMVNRSNSVPATRSMLQQQLMDMGPYDVGMGINSFSGQAPPPQSSSWPDSGMGIEGVQNANRLPFNNSLDDLLVPPSTTEGQSDERALLDQLDSLLNNTDVIALEEIDRALGIPDLINQGHSSDQPPPTDPFSGPCPGPDSSMGMDPKGMYGQGYPGPPSMGMQSGYGRGPNSGAGPGPGPMPGQSGPGFNPMMNQMNQQGGFPGMGGMGAMHPRANMTRPRMGNPTRYQLQQRLQGQQFLNQSRQGMGMRPDNNPAGNPGMRPSMQPGMGGQPGFLNAQMMAQRSREMMTLQTEMRRQRMMMMMQQQQQQQQQVAAGGFSPPPNVTAPTGMDNPMGGPPMNQPGQQPFNYGGNYGMGQQGDPSFVGTGSSPPNNMMSGRMGGPQNPMMQQHPQSNPMYQSAEMKGWGQGPMPINNSYSQQQYPQQGAPGQYGGMMINGSMQGGVNGNGAGQMPPMQGQMGMNAMGMGRMPMGPDQKYC, encoded by the exons ATGAGTGGAGTGGGTGAGAACTCACTTGAGCCACTGTGCTCAGACCGAAAGCGCAAACTCTCCACATGTGACACGCCAGGACAAGG ATGTGACAAGCGCAGGAGGGAACAGGAGAGCAAGTATATCGAGGAGCTGGCTGAACTGATTTCGGCCAACCTCAGTGACATCGACAGCTTCAATGTCAAACCAGACAAATGTGCCATCCTTAAAGAGACAGTGCGCCAGATACGACAGATCAAAGAGCAAG GTAAAAGCTCATGTGGCGATGATGATGTCCAGAAGGCGGATGTGTCCTCTACTGGTCAAGGGGTCATCGACAAGGACCATCTGGGCCCTCTGTTGCTCCAG gctTTGGATGGGTTTTTGTTTGTGGTGAGTCGTGAAGGCAGCATTGTGTTTGTGTCAGATAATGTGACTCAGTACCTGCAGTATAAACAGGAGGAGCTGATCAACACCAGCATCTATAACATACTGCACGAGGAAGACAGAGAAGAACTGCATAAAAACCTGCCCAAAAACAATG GTCCCAACAGTGTGTCATGGGGCGGTGATGCCTCCCGTCAGAAGAGTCATACATTTAACTGTCGCATGCTGGTGAAGTTTGGCCATGGCGGTCCTGGAGGTGAAGAAGGAGCTGGTGGGCCTCGCTACGAGACCATGCAATGTTTCGCTCTCACGCAGCCTAAAGCAATGATGGAGGAAGGGGAAG ATCTGCAGTTGTGTATGATTTGTGTAGCACGGAGAGTGACGGCAGTGGAAAGGACAGAACGATTCAGTACTAGACATGAACTATCAG GTAAACTGATCGAGATCGAGCAGCAGAGCCTGTTGCACACCACCATGCGTCCTGGCTGGGAGGATTTAGTGCGCCGGTGTATGCAGATGTTCCTGCATCGTAGTGAGGGTCAGCCCTGGTCCTAcaagagacactttcatgaag cATATGTTCATGGGAGAGCAGAGACTCCACCCTATAGGTTCTCTTTGTCAGATGGCACTCCAGTAACGGCACAAACGCGCAGCGAGCTCTGCCGAAACCCTGTCACCAATGATCCGCTCAGCTTCCTCTCTACTCATCTTCTGCAGAG GGAGCAAAATGGATACAGGCCCAATCAGGGTGGTGTAATGCGATCAGTTATGGGCAATGCCAATCCGAATGCCCAAATGGGCATGGGCAATACCAGAGGCTATGGCATGAACGAGCAAGGTCACATGGGACCCAGAGGAGGAGCTATGTATGGCCCAGGCAACAGGATGAATCAAATGAACCCGATGCATCAGATGAATCAAATGAACCAGATGAATTCAATGAATCAAATGAATATGAATCAGATGAATTGCATGAATCAAATGAGCACTATGAATCAGATGAATCAAATGAATCCGATGAACTCTATGAATCAGATGGGCCACCCTGGCATGAATCAGCACCAGCAGGGTCAATTTCACGGTGGTGGCTATGGTATGGGCATGACAAGTCCCTCCCAAGGAAGCCCTGGCATGAACCCTGCTCAACAGAATCTCATGGGGTCGCCACGGATACGAGGGAGTCCTAAAATGGGTGCAAGTCCCTTTTCTCCTGGAG GTCTGCACTCTCCCATGGGTCCTGTGGGTATGGGCGGCAGTGGCGGATCTTCTGGTCCATCAGTTGGAAACACCTTCTCTAGCAGTTCTTTGAATGCCCTCCAGGCCATCAGTGAAGGTGTTGGCTCTTCTCTGCCTTCAGCTCTCAACTCTCCTGCACACAAATCCGACAGCTCTCCCAGCATCAACTCGACCCAGTCAAGTCAGCAAGGCCAGACCGGCAACAGCAAACTTAACGCTGGAGACTCCAAGAGCCCGTCAAGTGCTCACAGCACAGGGTTAGATCAGCAACAGGCCTCTTCGTCGGAGACCTCTGATAAACCAGACAGCCAGTCCAGCAAGGATGGTTCCACTGGGGCGGAAGTCAACCGGAGAGTCCCTGACGGAAAGGGCCACAAGAAGTTACTTCAGTTGCTCACATCCCCTACTGAAGAGATTGGTATTGGGACTGGTGGACCTGTCCCAGGACGTGCCTCCACTCCAATGGGTCCCGACTCAAAGGAGACAGGAAGTGGCATGATGAGTCCTTCATCGACGGGAGTGTCCTCCTCATCTGGTTCATCATCAGGAAATAGCGTAAATCAGCAAGGCTCGGGAGGAGTGTCATCCACAGCTTGTCCCAGTGGCCATCACAGCTCTCACACCTTACAGGAGAAACACAAGATACTCCACAAGCTTCTTCAAAATGGAAACACACCCGACGAGGTGGCTCGCATCACAGCCGAGGCCACTGGTAAGTCCTCTCTTGGTACAGAGCTCCCAGGCGCTGAGGGGAGGAATCTAGATCTCAAGCAGGAGCAGCACAGTCCGAAAGAAGGAAAAAAGCCACAAGCCCTCCTTCACTACCTCCTCAATAAGGATGACTCCAAAGAGCCCAATGCAACAGAGGTCAAGCCAAAGCTGGAGGAGCTGGAAGGGAGAGGGGCCGCTGGAGGGCAGGGGTCAGGGGTCACAACCTCCAATTCGAACAACCAGGAGGGCAAAGTCAAGCTCGAACCACCTGATGAG CTGGATAGCTTGGAGAGTATTCTTGGAGGGCTAAGGAATTCTGGTTCTGGAATGTTTGCTGATTCTGGAACTGGAGGAATGGAAGGGGGCAATAAGCAGGGCAATGGACCTAACAGCACCGCACATG ATCGGGAGGGTGTTGGTATGGGTTCCGGTCAGCGTGTGCCCTTCCAGAGGGCAGTGTCTGTTGATGGTAAAACCCTGAGCGGGCCAGGCATGACTGGAAGGAGGAGCGCCCCTTCCTCTCTTGTCAAACAGGAGCATATTGAAAACCAGATAGGCATGG GAGGTGCAAACAGGCCAATGGGAATGCCCAATCGCCCCCTTATGGCAGGTCCTGGAGATTGGAGAATGTCCAGTTCCGGCAGTCCTGTGGGACACCCTGGCATGGGTCGCACAGGCATGGACCACAATCCTAAGAGCTTGATGGGAGGACCCATGGTTAACCGATCAAACAGCGTTCCTGCAACCAGATCCATGTTGCAGCAGCAGCTGATGGATATGG GGCCTTATGACGTAGGAATGGGTATTAATTCATTCAGTGGGCAGGCACCTCCGCCACAGTCCTCTTCGTGGCCAGACAGTGGGATGGGAATTGAGGGAGTACAGAATGCAAACAG GCTGCCATTTAATAACTCTCTGGATGATCTTCTGGTGCCTCCATCTACCACTGAGGGTCAGAGTGATGAGCGAGCTCTGCTGGACCAGCTGGACTCTCTACTCAACAACACTGACGTCATCGCTCTGGAGGAGATCGACCGTGCCCTTGGCATACCGGATCTCATCAACCAG GGTCATAGTTCAGACCAGCCCCCTCCAACAGACCCCTTCTCTGGTCCTTGCCCGGGACCTGACTCCTCTATGGGTATGGACCCCAAGGGCATGTATGGGCAGGGCTACCCGGGCCCCCCTTCCATGGGGATGCAGAGTGGATATGGCCGTGGTCCCAACTCTGGTGCTGGCCCTGGACCTGGTCCCATGCCAGGGCAGTCTGGACCAGGGTTTAACCCCATGATGAATCAGATGAACCAACAGGGTGGCTTTCCTGGAATGGGCGGTATGGGTGCTATGCATCCTCGTGCTAATATGACAAGGCCTCGGATGGGGAATCCGACCAGATACCAGCTCCAGCAGAGACTGCAGGGACAGCAG TTTTTGAACCAGAGCAGGCAGGGCATGGGGATGAGGCCAGATAACAACCCTGCAGGAAACCCTGGCATGAGACCCAGCATGCAGCCAGGCATGGGCGGACAG CCGGGTTTCCTGAATGCTCAGATGATGGCCCAGCGTAGCAGGGAAATGATGACTCTTCAAACAGAG aTGAGAAGAcaaaggatgatgatgatgatgcagcagcagcaacagcaacagcagcaggtTGCAGCCGGAGGCTTTAGTCCCCCTCCTAATGTCACAGCTCCTACAGGAATGGACAACCCTATGGGAGGACCACCAATGAACCAGCCCGGCCAGCAGCCATTTAACTATGGAGGGAACTATG GTATGGGCCAGCAGGGAGACCCTTCATTTGTGGGAACAGGCAGCAGCCCCCCTAACAATATGATGTCTGGTCGCATGGGTGGCCCTCAGAATCCCATGATGCAGCAGCACCCTCAGAGCAATCCCATGTACCAGTCTGCAGAGATGAAAGGCTGGGGACAGGGGCCCATGCCCATTAATAA TTCATACTCGCAGCAGCAATATCCCCAGCAGGGGGCGCCGGGACAGTACGGAGGAATGATGATAAACGGTTCTATGCAGGGGGGTGTAAATGGCAACGGTGCAGGGCAGATGCCCCCAATGCAGGGCCAGATGGGCATGAATGCCATGGGCATGGGACGCATGCCAATGGGACCCGATCAG aAGTACTGCTGA